In Enoplosus armatus isolate fEnoArm2 chromosome 2, fEnoArm2.hap1, whole genome shotgun sequence, one DNA window encodes the following:
- the LOC139302200 gene encoding actin-binding protein WASF1-like gives MEMERKATAPPPPPPPPPPSCGNQPRRIRPPPCPQHAAIPYYSKPSPPVQETSPSSETLPHAEGAPVSPPLPVQNGPSESPPPQAQEDNPSDGEEICGPVQETEPASQMIEQQDQADIQLDQTGEDQLP, from the exons GccacagctcctcctccaccaccaccaccccctcctccatcctgtGGAAACCAGCCTCGTAGAATCCGTCCTCCACCGTGCCCTCAACATGCTGCAATACCATATTATTCTAAGCCGAGCCCTCCGGTCCAAGAGACAAGTCCTTCATCTGAGACTCTACCTCACGCAGAG GGTGCACCAGTTTCACCCCCGCTCCCAGTGCAAAATGGACCCTCTGAGTCTCCACCGCCACAAGCTCAAGAAGACAATCCCTCTGATGGTGAAGAGATATGCGGTCCAGTGCAGGAAACTGAACCCGCATCACAG ATGATCGAGCAACAAGACCAAGCAGACATCCAGTTGGACCAGACTGGAGAGGACCAATTGCCCTGA